In the Chroococcidiopsis sp. SAG 2025 genome, one interval contains:
- a CDS encoding GAF domain-containing sensor histidine kinase gives MRKRVSQDWTVYKKSAINRWSRDTLKSLSTEVVRLSSTKTSLMKHVSISSHSSLPERSPKFSLTRMQPAEDLAQLGQQILQAALNHSDSETALTQIAKLLGEAFQVDGCIITFAPGVTETSVVGSWYSNATVPVSQQKLLQPLQKLAATIPTQASLLAIDNLHALKHEVLTEDKDLPPTIKAVLQIPIWEQNQLASVISLLCYDVYQWGELAANAAQQLMTSLSMALAHLAQAQSIATLQRQIQTAARTKALLNQLTVASRSSMELNQVLQMAIASTAQALAVNRGSILLLKYVEPQLRNRVREKLPRAKATIASEWSQDVKAYTCGEHHSKSVEQSFWLSECGLCQQALMNSPQPVAIASQSDLQLSDLTSCLAPIFDFSQFPSALILPIESQGTVLGFLVLQHCRDRHWHPEELSLVELVCAQIGTAIIQNQTLRQVQSLVDDRTLQLQRSLEVQSLLYEKTRKHNEQLRQLNQLKDEFLSTMSHELRTPLTSMSLAIRMLRQQGITPERQAKYLDILEEQCDREINLIANLLKLQQLESNQAPLKLETIDLKVKLQALSQSFRQTWVDKGLSIQLDIPKSSLLAQTDEEAFDRILQELLTNAGKYSHPDTTVVLQVTHQVDLQLNQIVLQLINTGAGISEEERKYIFEKFRRGQGVTQQAIQGTGLGLALVKCLVQHLNGNIEVTSNPTDDSAVYETCFTLTLPQTFAR, from the coding sequence GTGAGAAAGCGTGTTAGCCAAGACTGGACTGTTTATAAAAAATCTGCTATCAACCGCTGGAGTAGGGATACACTCAAATCGCTATCAACAGAAGTTGTCCGGTTATCATCTACAAAAACCTCACTGATGAAACATGTTTCCATTTCATCACACTCATCCTTACCAGAGCGATCGCCCAAATTCTCCCTCACACGAATGCAGCCAGCAGAAGACTTAGCTCAACTGGGACAACAGATCCTTCAAGCCGCATTGAATCACTCTGACTCAGAAACAGCACTAACGCAAATTGCCAAATTACTTGGAGAAGCGTTTCAAGTAGATGGCTGTATAATTACGTTTGCCCCCGGAGTCACAGAAACATCAGTAGTTGGTTCGTGGTACTCTAATGCAACTGTCCCCGTCTCGCAACAAAAACTCCTTCAGCCACTCCAAAAGTTAGCAGCAACAATTCCCACTCAAGCTAGCCTGCTGGCAATTGACAATCTTCATGCGTTAAAGCATGAAGTGCTGACAGAAGATAAAGACCTACCACCTACAATTAAAGCAGTATTACAAATTCCGATTTGGGAGCAAAATCAGCTCGCTAGCGTGATTAGCTTGCTTTGCTACGATGTCTATCAGTGGGGGGAGCTAGCTGCAAATGCAGCTCAACAACTCATGACCTCGCTCTCGATGGCGCTCGCTCACCTCGCCCAAGCACAGTCTATAGCTACTCTGCAACGGCAAATCCAGACCGCTGCTCGTACTAAAGCTTTACTTAATCAACTAACAGTTGCTAGCCGCAGCTCGATGGAGCTGAATCAAGTGCTGCAAATGGCGATCGCGAGTACAGCTCAAGCTTTGGCAGTAAATCGCGGCTCAATTCTGTTATTGAAGTATGTCGAGCCACAACTGAGAAACAGAGTCAGGGAAAAACTACCTAGAGCTAAAGCAACAATTGCCAGCGAATGGAGTCAGGATGTAAAAGCATATACTTGTGGAGAGCATCATAGCAAGAGCGTCGAACAGTCTTTTTGGCTTTCCGAGTGTGGGTTGTGCCAACAAGCGCTCATGAATTCACCGCAACCAGTAGCGATCGCCAGTCAAAGCGATCTACAGTTGAGCGATCTAACATCTTGTTTAGCCCCAATTTTTGATTTTTCGCAATTTCCTTCTGCCTTAATTTTGCCGATCGAAAGCCAAGGGACAGTATTAGGCTTTTTAGTTTTGCAACACTGTCGCGATCGCCACTGGCATCCAGAAGAATTATCGCTGGTAGAGTTGGTTTGCGCCCAAATTGGAACGGCAATTATTCAAAACCAAACGCTACGTCAGGTACAATCTCTCGTAGACGACCGGACTTTGCAACTCCAGCGCAGTCTGGAAGTTCAAAGTTTACTTTATGAGAAAACCCGCAAGCACAACGAACAACTACGTCAACTCAATCAGTTAAAGGATGAGTTCCTCAGTACGATGAGCCACGAGTTACGCACGCCGCTAACTAGCATGAGTTTGGCGATTCGGATGTTACGGCAACAAGGAATTACTCCAGAGCGTCAGGCTAAGTATTTGGACATTTTAGAAGAACAGTGCGATCGAGAAATCAACTTGATTGCTAACTTGCTCAAGCTTCAGCAACTTGAATCAAACCAAGCACCGCTGAAATTAGAAACTATAGATCTCAAAGTTAAACTGCAAGCCTTATCTCAGTCTTTCAGACAAACTTGGGTAGATAAAGGATTAAGCATTCAGTTAGATATCCCAAAATCTTCTCTACTAGCGCAAACAGACGAGGAAGCGTTCGATCGCATTCTTCAAGAACTTCTAACCAATGCCGGGAAGTATTCTCACCCAGATACAACTGTAGTTTTGCAAGTCACGCATCAAGTCGATCTTCAGCTCAACCAAATTGTTTTACAACTGATCAACACTGGTGCTGGTATTTCTGAAGAAGAAAGAAAGTATATATTTGAAAAATTTAGGCGCGGTCAAGGTGTGACACAGCAGGCTATTCAGGGTACTGGATTGGGACTCGCTTTAGTAAAATGCTTAGTACAGCATTTAAATGGCAATATTGAAGTAACTAGCAATCCGACCGATGATTCTGCTGTCTACGAAACCTGCTTCACTCTGACCCTACCACAGACCTTTGCTCGTTAA
- a CDS encoding Npun_R1517 family heterocyst differentiation transcriptional regulator — protein MNPDAASHPNRQLEVGVFECEIHLKFRLIEENCVLNDREKLLELLIDAFTAGADEYLEPLHSCVKTKEISELEASPHMRRQLMRLRNSSNLT, from the coding sequence ATGAATCCTGACGCAGCATCACATCCAAATCGACAGCTAGAAGTCGGTGTTTTCGAGTGTGAAATTCATTTGAAATTTCGACTGATTGAAGAAAATTGTGTTTTGAACGATCGCGAAAAATTATTAGAACTCTTGATTGACGCATTTACAGCGGGTGCAGATGAATACTTAGAGCCTTTGCACTCCTGCGTGAAAACCAAAGAGATCTCTGAGCTAGAAGCCTCTCCCCACATGCGTCGTCAACTGATGCGACTGCGCAATTCTTCTAACCTCACATAG
- a CDS encoding HNH endonuclease, with translation MISASQVLEQPVVVFSQNYLPISRINVKRAIALLMLGKAEALDFGQETELFVRSPNLVMAVPSYIRLTFTSTERIWKIPPVNRREVLRRDNYACQYCGNNKRLTIDHVIPLSKGGLHTWNNVVAACEQCNQYKSDRTPQQAGMLLHSKPKAPIHPTVAFAEKFWRSEHLPPDIGGNSISC, from the coding sequence GTGATTAGCGCCAGTCAAGTGTTAGAGCAACCTGTGGTCGTGTTTTCGCAAAATTACCTACCCATTAGCCGCATCAACGTCAAGCGTGCGATCGCACTGTTGATGCTGGGTAAAGCTGAAGCACTTGATTTTGGGCAAGAGACAGAATTATTTGTGCGATCGCCCAATTTAGTCATGGCTGTTCCTTCCTATATTCGTCTAACGTTTACCAGTACAGAACGAATTTGGAAGATTCCCCCTGTGAATCGCAGGGAAGTGTTACGAAGAGACAATTACGCTTGTCAATATTGCGGTAATAACAAGCGCTTGACAATCGATCACGTCATTCCTCTATCTAAGGGTGGACTACATACGTGGAATAACGTTGTGGCAGCTTGCGAACAATGCAACCAGTATAAAAGCGATCGCACTCCCCAGCAAGCAGGAATGTTACTGCACTCTAAACCTAAAGCACCGATTCATCCAACAGTTGCTTTTGCCGAAAAATTCTGGCGCTCGGAGCATCTCCCGCCAGACATAGGAGGAAACTCTATCTCATGCTGA
- a CDS encoding protein phosphatase 2C domain-containing protein, with protein MQNNEVTIQCPNDLCKAANSEGDKFCQRCGTSLIKRYLWVVGQGTELHEIGTSIAERFYLKAERIVLDTQPGLLLDSPYLDISNEIRPYLRLVAYRLQVPQVYGLISLDREPPEKEILLLEQAPIYPDGVLTAGQLMPQMTAVWQSVSSLRQLNWLWQIAQLWQPLYSEGVASSLLVPQFLRVEGSLLRLLQLQLDDAERPTLAQLGQSWSQLAKEARPSVSGFIEQLSQELQQGEIVNSEQLLACLDRGLLELGQNITNRDIAPSRSFKISTCTDTGPSRQRNEDACYPASGTTLAKPPEAKAIAIVCDGIGGHEGGNVASSLAIETLQHQVQQLPLDEASLDPNTLSHALEQFTRKTNECISSRNDKEHRQGRQRMGTTLVMAVGHQHEIYIAHVGDSRAYWVTRTGCHQITLDDDVAAREVRLGYAVYREALQQPSAGSLVQAIGMSASVHPTVQRFVLDEDCVFLLCSDGLSDYDLVDRCWQTEILPILDGNMDVATATKQLVELGNNLNGHDNITVALVHCQVKVQEPETPLGYSQSLDKTSNGAVSSSSSAVTLSEPPTEDVIENYVPIANTQLLSPLPPPQQSRQWLLPLVLGIGLLLSAAGGLWLAYSQNWRERNPTAAGSNGTEQIAPQEPPVASSNSTDTANVSRSPERIYEAQQATPLKRQAESANSSTDPPRPDSPEFILPQRSIVKVLGEPKPLSRQQSTAWTQLQVCSTPKLSASSNPSSTGDRRRLKRGDNAWIANTELDRRFKELSGGDNPCSRFQSLPTETGDGNRESGGQDDK; from the coding sequence ATGCAAAATAATGAGGTAACGATCCAATGTCCAAACGATCTGTGTAAGGCTGCCAACTCTGAAGGCGACAAGTTTTGTCAGCGCTGCGGTACATCCTTAATTAAACGTTACTTGTGGGTTGTCGGGCAAGGCACAGAACTCCACGAGATCGGAACATCGATCGCGGAGCGCTTTTACCTCAAAGCCGAGCGAATTGTTTTAGATACTCAACCTGGTTTACTGCTAGACTCTCCTTATTTAGATATTTCTAATGAAATTAGACCTTATTTGAGACTGGTAGCGTATCGTCTCCAAGTTCCGCAGGTATACGGATTAATATCGCTCGATCGCGAACCACCTGAAAAAGAAATTTTGCTGTTGGAACAAGCACCGATTTATCCCGATGGTGTGTTAACAGCAGGACAGTTAATGCCTCAGATGACTGCTGTTTGGCAGTCTGTCTCTAGCTTACGCCAGCTCAATTGGTTATGGCAAATTGCGCAACTATGGCAACCCCTATATAGCGAAGGCGTAGCGTCTAGCTTGCTCGTCCCTCAGTTTTTACGAGTAGAAGGATCGTTACTAAGGCTGTTGCAATTACAATTGGATGATGCCGAACGTCCCACACTAGCGCAACTCGGTCAATCTTGGTCGCAGCTTGCTAAAGAGGCTCGACCAAGCGTGAGTGGATTTATAGAACAATTAAGCCAAGAGTTGCAACAAGGAGAAATCGTCAACTCGGAGCAATTGCTAGCGTGTCTGGATCGAGGATTGTTGGAATTAGGGCAAAACATTACGAATAGAGACATTGCCCCCAGTCGGAGTTTCAAGATTAGTACTTGCACCGATACTGGTCCTAGCCGTCAGCGAAATGAAGATGCCTGCTATCCAGCCAGCGGCACCACACTTGCTAAACCACCAGAAGCAAAAGCGATCGCAATTGTCTGCGATGGGATTGGCGGACACGAAGGAGGTAACGTCGCTTCCAGTCTAGCGATCGAAACGCTACAGCACCAGGTACAACAGCTGCCGCTAGATGAAGCAAGTTTAGACCCGAATACCCTCAGTCATGCTCTAGAACAGTTTACGCGCAAGACAAACGAATGTATCAGTAGCCGTAACGACAAAGAGCATCGTCAAGGGAGACAGCGAATGGGGACAACCTTGGTGATGGCAGTAGGGCATCAACATGAAATATATATTGCTCACGTTGGTGATAGCCGCGCCTACTGGGTGACGCGCACGGGTTGCCATCAAATAACCCTAGATGATGACGTAGCCGCCCGTGAAGTACGGTTGGGTTATGCTGTCTATCGGGAAGCACTACAACAACCCTCGGCTGGTTCTCTCGTCCAAGCGATCGGCATGAGTGCATCGGTACATCCCACGGTACAGCGGTTTGTGTTGGATGAAGACTGCGTATTCCTCTTATGTTCTGATGGTTTGAGCGATTACGATTTAGTCGATCGGTGCTGGCAAACAGAAATCTTGCCAATTTTAGATGGGAATATGGATGTCGCTACAGCAACTAAGCAGCTTGTAGAACTTGGTAACAACCTCAACGGACACGATAATATTACTGTTGCTTTAGTACATTGTCAGGTGAAGGTGCAGGAGCCAGAAACTCCGCTTGGTTACAGTCAGTCGCTAGACAAAACGAGTAATGGTGCGGTCAGCTCATCTTCATCTGCCGTAACTCTCTCAGAACCACCAACGGAAGATGTGATCGAGAACTACGTCCCGATCGCCAATACGCAGTTACTCTCACCACTACCACCACCGCAACAATCGCGGCAGTGGTTGCTCCCGCTAGTCTTGGGAATTGGTTTACTCTTGAGTGCGGCAGGAGGACTGTGGCTGGCTTACAGCCAAAATTGGCGAGAGCGAAACCCAACAGCAGCAGGTAGTAACGGTACAGAACAAATCGCTCCACAGGAGCCGCCGGTGGCTTCGAGTAACAGTACTGATACTGCAAATGTTTCGCGATCGCCTGAAAGAATCTATGAGGCTCAGCAAGCAACTCCCCTCAAGCGCCAAGCAGAATCGGCAAACTCTTCTACCGATCCACCCCGACCCGATTCGCCTGAGTTTATTTTGCCACAGAGGAGTATAGTGAAAGTCCTGGGCGAGCCAAAACCGCTTTCTCGCCAACAAAGTACTGCTTGGACGCAGCTCCAAGTTTGCTCAACTCCTAAATTGTCCGCCTCCTCTAACCCATCTTCAACCGGCGATCGCAGGCGATTGAAACGAGGAGACAATGCTTGGATTGCAAATACTGAACTAGATCGACGATTCAAAGAATTGTCAGGTGGAGACAATCCGTGTTCTAGATTTCAGTCGTTGCCAACAGAGACAGGAGATGGAAATCGAGAGTCAGGAGGACAAGATGATAAGTAA
- a CDS encoding CHAT domain-containing protein — MSQSDIPCLSLAIERLANAGKDNFAIWVVQAPYPGGYVKHDCVLSPRLVQAWQAWQAMFAPRSSPPISPEIISQTLDLVPEIVAYPGGKTNGQGGRLMQHLCINLWQWIFQGQVQMSLEKSQGIAIGQGKPLRLRIDIREPDLIALPWEIMQPQAGKPAISLPSPLQAPQVFFSRTTNDVGSLISLPPSQGLNVLLVLGQDTEAGSLQLETEAKILEHTLRSFQQLKPIERRNLATVPCRVDTLLQPTPKELISQLETQAYNIFFYSGHGLSAPNGGLLFLRPGVAIDGTELAHVLARSQVKLCAINACWGAQPAFDNGQPLPRSSLAEVLIHHGVPAVLGMRDEIADEEALSFIQVFTQALAAGSPIDRAAAIARQQLLAVYKYISHAWTLPILYMHPEFDGELLGAPARDEITQLPEDTVAGTTVYPPVRAQLRSTSAPEQVWHLGTRLVRVGRLAENDIVVQEGWVSQRHAEIYCRQDRGDTTFFLRDNSRFGTLLSNLPSSDRWQNVYREEVPLKSGMKLKFGSHKGQTYEFIVED, encoded by the coding sequence ATGTCCCAGTCTGACATTCCCTGCTTGAGTTTAGCAATCGAACGTCTTGCCAATGCCGGTAAAGATAACTTTGCCATTTGGGTAGTGCAAGCCCCTTATCCTGGGGGATATGTGAAACATGATTGTGTTTTGTCTCCTAGATTGGTGCAGGCTTGGCAAGCTTGGCAGGCAATGTTTGCGCCTCGCTCATCACCACCAATTTCTCCAGAGATAATTTCCCAGACCTTGGATTTAGTTCCAGAAATCGTTGCCTATCCTGGAGGAAAAACCAACGGACAAGGGGGGCGTTTGATGCAACATTTATGCATCAACCTTTGGCAGTGGATTTTTCAGGGACAAGTACAAATGAGTCTGGAAAAGAGCCAAGGGATTGCGATCGGACAAGGAAAACCATTACGGCTAAGAATAGATATTCGAGAGCCGGATCTCATCGCCTTGCCTTGGGAAATCATGCAGCCTCAGGCTGGAAAACCAGCTATCTCCCTACCTTCGCCACTGCAAGCGCCACAAGTCTTTTTCAGTCGCACGACTAACGATGTTGGTTCCCTGATTTCGTTACCACCCAGTCAGGGTTTAAATGTTTTGCTGGTTTTGGGACAAGACACCGAAGCCGGAAGCTTGCAGTTGGAAACAGAAGCAAAAATTCTCGAACACACTCTGAGAAGCTTTCAACAACTCAAACCAATTGAAAGGAGAAATTTGGCAACGGTTCCCTGTCGGGTAGACACTTTGCTACAACCTACTCCTAAAGAATTAATCTCGCAGCTAGAAACTCAAGCTTACAATATTTTCTTTTATTCCGGTCATGGTTTAAGCGCTCCAAATGGAGGATTGTTGTTTTTACGCCCTGGGGTGGCGATTGACGGTACGGAGTTAGCCCATGTACTAGCACGTTCTCAAGTCAAACTATGCGCCATTAATGCTTGTTGGGGAGCGCAACCCGCATTTGATAACGGACAACCTTTACCGCGTAGCAGTTTAGCAGAAGTCTTGATTCATCACGGCGTACCAGCAGTACTGGGAATGCGAGATGAAATTGCCGATGAAGAAGCTTTAAGTTTTATTCAAGTTTTTACCCAGGCGTTAGCAGCAGGTTCGCCGATCGATCGTGCGGCGGCGATCGCCAGACAGCAACTACTAGCTGTTTATAAATATATTTCTCATGCTTGGACGCTACCCATCCTCTACATGCATCCAGAGTTTGATGGGGAGTTGCTCGGCGCACCCGCTCGCGACGAAATTACTCAGCTACCAGAAGATACGGTCGCGGGTACAACAGTATACCCACCAGTACGGGCGCAATTGCGTTCTACTTCTGCTCCAGAGCAAGTCTGGCATTTAGGTACGAGATTAGTAAGGGTAGGTCGTCTGGCAGAGAATGATATTGTAGTTCAAGAAGGCTGGGTCAGCCAAAGACACGCAGAAATCTATTGCCGTCAAGATCGCGGCGATACGACTTTTTTCTTACGAGATAATTCTCGTTTCGGGACTTTGCTGTCAAATCTACCCAGTAGCGATCGCTGGCAAAATGTATATCGTGAGGAAGTCCCGCTAAAATCGGGAATGAAGTTAAAATTCGGCAGCCATAAGGGTCAAACCTACGAATTTATTGTTGAAGACTGA
- a CDS encoding PrsW family glutamic-type intramembrane protease, giving the protein MTEQHLAEGWLRLLPNAGEAGLTRSYSLSPEQEMALGRDPACDIVLESQQYGMVSRHHATFYPLPQNRWQVCDMNSSNGTFINGQRLQGCRELVPGDRITLGEGREAFAKHGRRAYRLRHRGAEFIFESHSPHPSSLIPPPVSPLTEAEVNFSHLFPIISTAKDLTRKAFLIPGIFTVIFVVLMFATVGQPNAIHFNQLLVATYLSSAAYYFVYRLCGKIKPWWLPILAATATALILFSPILPLFIFIFRRILPGDLPNSLIALSFPELFLRMFVGAGLMEEFLKALPVLGAYALGRRLASPWREWIGIWEPLDGILLGTASAVGFTLVETLWQYVPEIAQNVATSAGQAAGQIVGLQLLIPRIIGAVAGHMADSGYFGYFIGLSVLKPRQRWQILSVGYVSAAALHALWNSTAAFSGLLLVVVGVLSYAFLTAAILKARMLSPTRSQNFATRFLEKTPRRPD; this is encoded by the coding sequence ATGACCGAACAACATCTTGCTGAAGGATGGTTGCGGCTATTACCGAATGCAGGAGAAGCTGGACTGACACGCAGTTACAGCCTTTCACCCGAGCAAGAAATGGCACTCGGGCGCGATCCTGCCTGCGATATCGTACTGGAATCGCAGCAGTATGGTATGGTTTCTCGCCATCATGCCACTTTCTACCCCCTACCTCAAAATCGGTGGCAGGTGTGTGACATGAACAGTAGTAACGGTACTTTTATCAACGGACAGCGCTTGCAAGGCTGTCGGGAACTCGTTCCAGGCGATCGCATCACGTTGGGCGAAGGTCGCGAAGCGTTTGCGAAGCATGGTCGAAGAGCATACCGCCTTCGGCATCGCGGCGCAGAATTCATTTTTGAATCTCATTCTCCTCACCCATCCAGTCTCATCCCGCCACCTGTATCGCCGCTGACTGAAGCGGAAGTCAATTTTTCTCACTTATTTCCGATTATCTCTACGGCTAAAGACTTAACTCGCAAAGCTTTTTTAATTCCAGGTATTTTCACAGTTATATTTGTCGTATTAATGTTTGCTACTGTCGGTCAACCAAACGCGATTCACTTCAATCAACTCTTGGTTGCCACCTACTTGAGTAGCGCCGCTTATTATTTTGTCTATCGGCTTTGTGGAAAAATTAAACCTTGGTGGCTCCCAATTCTTGCTGCCACAGCTACAGCACTCATTCTGTTTAGCCCTATCTTACCCCTATTTATCTTTATCTTCCGTCGCATCTTACCAGGAGATTTACCTAACTCTCTTATAGCGCTTAGCTTTCCCGAATTATTCTTGCGGATGTTCGTCGGGGCTGGCTTAATGGAAGAGTTTCTGAAAGCTTTACCCGTCCTGGGGGCATATGCTTTAGGACGACGACTTGCTTCTCCTTGGCGTGAATGGATTGGGATCTGGGAACCTTTAGACGGCATTCTACTGGGAACTGCCTCAGCTGTGGGCTTTACCTTGGTCGAAACATTATGGCAATACGTGCCAGAAATTGCTCAAAACGTGGCGACGTCAGCCGGACAAGCTGCTGGTCAAATTGTGGGATTGCAATTACTGATTCCGCGTATCATTGGTGCAGTTGCTGGACATATGGCAGATAGCGGATATTTTGGTTATTTCATTGGTTTAAGCGTACTCAAACCGCGTCAACGTTGGCAGATCTTGAGTGTGGGATATGTCAGTGCAGCCGCACTTCATGCTTTATGGAACTCTACCGCTGCTTTTAGCGGCTTGCTCCTAGTCGTGGTAGGTGTTCTATCGTATGCGTTTTTAACAGCAGCGATTCTCAAAGCCAGAATGCTCTCACCAACGCGATCGCAAAACTTTGCCACTCGCTTTTTGGAAAAGACACCTAGAAGACCAGATTAA
- the def gene encoding peptide deformylase, producing the protein MASEIAVEKKKLKNPPLDIRYLGDRALRQPAKRISKVDVEVRQLAREMLQSMYSADGIGLAAPQVAVSKQIIVIDCEPDNAANPPLILINPTIKRTSSDICVAEEGCLSIPGIYLNVTRPQAVEIAYKDEYGHPRSLQATDLLARCIQHEIDHLNGIVFVDRVENRLALTQELAKHGFSINAVKPVA; encoded by the coding sequence ATGGCTTCTGAAATCGCAGTTGAAAAGAAAAAGTTAAAAAACCCTCCCTTAGATATCCGCTATTTGGGCGATCGCGCTCTGCGTCAACCTGCAAAACGCATCAGCAAAGTCGATGTAGAAGTTCGCCAGTTGGCGCGAGAAATGCTACAGAGTATGTATAGCGCTGACGGCATCGGTTTGGCTGCACCACAAGTAGCTGTATCCAAGCAAATCATCGTCATTGACTGCGAACCAGACAATGCCGCTAACCCACCCTTGATCCTGATCAATCCTACGATCAAACGTACCAGCAGCGATATCTGCGTGGCAGAAGAAGGTTGCTTGAGTATCCCAGGCATTTATTTGAACGTGACGCGCCCCCAAGCCGTAGAAATTGCTTATAAGGATGAATACGGGCATCCGCGATCGCTACAAGCTACAGACTTACTGGCTCGCTGTATTCAACACGAAATCGACCATCTCAACGGAATTGTCTTCGTCGATCGCGTCGAAAACAGGCTGGCTTTAACCCAAGAGCTGGCAAAGCATGGCTTCTCCATTAATGCAGTCAAACCTGTTGCTTGA
- a CDS encoding 3-isopropylmalate dehydratase codes for MSTCVRGLIFVVDDNIDTDQIIPAEYLTLVPSKPDEYEKLGSYAMIGLPDRYGKFIAADDMKTRYPIIIAGENFGCGSSREHAPIALGAAGVKAVIAQSYARIFFRNCVSTGELYPWESGERLCDRFVTGQEVTVDFDKNQIINHTLDQTYSLKSLGEIKPVIDAGGIFAYARQTGMIAAR; via the coding sequence ATGAGTACTTGCGTTCGCGGTTTAATTTTTGTAGTTGATGATAATATCGATACCGATCAGATCATTCCCGCAGAATATTTAACGCTAGTTCCTTCTAAGCCGGATGAGTATGAGAAGCTTGGTAGTTACGCCATGATTGGCTTACCGGATCGCTACGGCAAGTTTATTGCTGCCGATGACATGAAAACACGCTATCCAATTATTATTGCTGGAGAAAACTTTGGGTGCGGGTCATCTCGCGAACATGCTCCAATCGCTCTTGGCGCTGCTGGAGTGAAAGCAGTCATCGCTCAATCTTACGCGCGAATATTCTTCCGTAATTGTGTTTCTACAGGCGAATTATATCCTTGGGAGTCTGGCGAGCGACTGTGCGATCGCTTCGTGACTGGACAAGAAGTCACGGTTGACTTTGACAAAAATCAAATCATTAATCATACGCTAGACCAAACCTATTCTCTAAAGTCTCTAGGAGAGATTAAACCTGTAATTGATGCTGGTGGTATTTTTGCTTATGCTCGTCAGACTGGAATGATTGCTGCTCGGTAG
- a CDS encoding SRPBCC family protein produces MTQQYDESDFDFELDDTNGDDIDAASSTEDVEVQTEELAHRQRQITAKIQISHPVEKVWQVLTAYDTLADFIPNLAVSRRLAHPHGGIRLEQVGTQRLLRFNFSARVVLDLEEKFPHEIHFDMVEGDLKAYSGKWLLEPYFVCENPGTNLCYTVRVLPKRTMPVAIVERRLRQDLRSNLLAIRRRVEELYVAGSF; encoded by the coding sequence GTGACTCAACAGTACGACGAATCCGATTTCGATTTCGAGCTTGATGATACCAATGGCGACGACATCGATGCTGCATCTTCAACCGAGGATGTGGAAGTACAAACAGAAGAATTGGCACACCGCCAACGCCAAATTACCGCTAAAATTCAGATCTCCCACCCCGTAGAAAAGGTGTGGCAAGTTTTGACAGCCTACGACACCTTAGCCGATTTTATTCCCAACTTAGCGGTGAGTCGGCGGCTAGCTCATCCTCATGGTGGCATTCGCTTAGAGCAAGTTGGAACTCAGCGATTGCTGCGTTTCAACTTTTCTGCAAGAGTCGTTTTAGATTTAGAAGAAAAATTTCCCCACGAAATTCATTTCGACATGGTTGAGGGAGATTTAAAAGCTTATTCTGGGAAGTGGCTGCTAGAACCTTACTTTGTCTGTGAAAATCCAGGCACAAATCTCTGTTATACAGTGCGAGTATTGCCCAAGCGTACTATGCCTGTAGCAATTGTCGAGCGCCGCCTGCGGCAGGATTTGCGATCGAACCTGCTAGCAATTCGCCGCCGCGTTGAGGAGTTATATGTAGCAGGGAGCTTCTGA
- a CDS encoding NAD(P)H-quinone oxidoreductase subunit M, producing the protein MEEQLLKSTTRHVRIFSAEVNEDGELVPSNQVLTLDVDPDNELTWNEDALQTVYGKFDELVESHSGADLTDYNLRRIGSDLEHLIRSLLQSGRISYNLNSRAINYSMGLPQVAVEDNR; encoded by the coding sequence ATGGAAGAGCAGCTACTTAAGTCCACAACCCGCCACGTTCGGATTTTCTCTGCGGAAGTTAATGAAGATGGCGAACTCGTTCCTAGCAATCAGGTGTTGACGCTAGATGTTGACCCCGATAATGAATTAACTTGGAATGAAGATGCATTACAAACGGTATACGGCAAATTTGACGAACTGGTGGAGTCTCACAGTGGCGCGGATTTGACCGATTACAATCTACGCCGCATTGGCTCGGATTTGGAACACTTAATTCGATCGCTGCTACAAAGCGGTCGGATTAGTTACAACTTGAATAGTCGGGCGATCAACTACAGTATGGGACTACCACAAGTTGCTGTGGAAGATAATCGATAG